A portion of the Scylla paramamosain isolate STU-SP2022 chromosome 2, ASM3559412v1, whole genome shotgun sequence genome contains these proteins:
- the LOC135107360 gene encoding uncharacterized protein LOC135107360, with protein sequence MNKPKEYLVPEKKYIKEANTKDRCDKPRSRIYCLEKKKKSEEEETVEAKNNNSDFCFPAGDTLEGESAVEQHHKAAITEVDEHIEEDVNRSPGAVIDHHLTQEPNHHTAAITQPAASYLPPPWQYPPPSYNGSLQALRQEILDFHRWAGGTEAESRRRMRPVKDVRGAVGALWPAAQVQVTGSLANGLYLPDSDVDLTLVGQWPPSPPPLLVLRDALLHKDVALPASLKVLEKATVPLVKFVHQQTGVEVDVSLGGEAAVRAAVLVADFKKQFNTLTPVVLFVRHCLKQLHLGQVFTGGVSSYAVTLMATSLLELQVPPEDREDPALVLLKFFYFYGHQFSYATTGISVLGGGRYLRKDDVPTVMPGVHRRADLCIQDPLTPGNDLGRSSFIVWEARRAFQHAYLVLVPAAHAPGRYTSPCSLLGQLLLGYRPPLRCLPDGLLHYNRQCAYQQQVPRLPQQERHHKYEQNSHLAALEEHHPVSRLILQRNSQYPSHTGSKSNHHSHQQRYGEVFRHSPQQKRHHTIHQDYYYHSSIEWCNQRHEEKRHHHGQQDYWKQYYQSPTDGIQHRDQQGYRAWSNVKQNQRSKQGGLRGRHGQVSTMG encoded by the exons ATGAACAAACCGAAGGAGTATTTagtgccagaaaaaaaatatattaaagaagCCAACACAAAAGATCGCTGCGACAAGCC ACGTAGTCGTATTTACTgccttgagaaaaaaaaaaaatcagaagaagaagaaactgtagaagcaaagaacaacaacagcgactTTTGTTTCCCTGCTGGCGACACTCTCGAGGGGGAATCTGCTGTTGAGCAGCATCATAAAGCAGCGATTACTGAGGTGGATGAACACATCGAGGAAGACGTGAACAGGTCCCCAGGCGCCGTCATAGATCACCACCTGACACAGGAACCAAATCACCACACTGCCGCAATCACACAGCCTGCAGCCTCCTACTTGCCTCCACCATGGCAGTATCCGCCGCCTTCTTACAACGGCTCCCTGCAGGCTCTTCGCCAAGAAATCCTGGACTTCCATCGCTGGGCGGGAGGAACGGAGGCGGAGTCCCGGCGCAGGATGCGCCCCGTGAAAGACGTGAGGGGTGCGGTTGGTGCGCTGTGGCCCGCGGCACAAGTCCAGGTCACGGGCAGCCTGGCTAACGGCTTGTACTTGCCGGACAGCGACGTCGACCTCACGCTGGTGGGACAGTGGccgccctcgccgccgcctctgTTGGTCCTGAGAGATGCCCTCCTGCATAAGGACGTGGCACTGCCTGCCTCACTCAAGGTTCTTGAAAAGGCCACTGTCCCTCTCGTTAAATTTGTCCATCAGCAGACCGGAGTGGAGGTGGACGTGTCTCTCGGAGGCGAGGCTGCTGTGCGCGCCGCGGTGCTGGTGGCAGATTTCAAAAAGCAATTTAACACTTTGACCCCCGTGGTTTTGTTCGTGCGACATTGTCTGAAACAATTACACCTTGGCCAAGTTTTCACAGGAGGCGTCTCCTCCTACGCCGTTACGCTCATGGCCACTAGCCTCCTGGAGCTGCAGGTCCCGCCTGAGGATCGAGAAGATCCTGCTCTGGTGCTTTTGaaattcttctatttttatggACACCAGTTTTCGTACGCCACGACGGGCATCAGCGTGCTGGGGGGCGGCCGCTACCTGCGGAAAGATGACGTGCCCACCGTCATGCCCGGCGTCCACCGCCGGGCAGATCTGTGTATCCAGGACCCATTGACACCCGGCAATGATCTGGGCCGATCGTCCTTCATTGTCTGGGAGGCGCGAAGGGCCTTCCAGCACGCGTACCTGGTGCTAGTCCCCGCCGCACACGCCCCAGGCCGGTACACCTCGCCGTGCTCCTTGCTGGGCCAGTTGCTGCTAGGGTACCGCCCTCCCTTGCGATGCCTCCCAGACGGCCTCCTTCATTACAACCGTCAGTGCGCGTATCAACAACAAGTCCCTCGGCTGCCTCAGCAGGAGCGTCATCACAAGTATGAACAGAATTCTCATCTGGCTGCTCTGGAGGAGCATCACCCGGTGTCTCGTCTAATCCTTCAACGAAACAGCCAATACCCAAGCCACACAGGATCAAAAAGCAATCACCACAGTCATCAGCAGAGATACGGGGAAGTGTTTCGCCACAGTCCTCAACAAAAACGTCACCACACGATTCACCAGGACTATTATTACCACAGTTCTATTGAGTGGTGTAACCAGAGGCATGAGGAGAAACGTCATCATCATGGTCAGCAAGATTATTGGAAACAGTATTACCAGAGCCCTACTGACGGCATTCAGCATCGAGATCAGCAAGGCTATAGGGCGTGGTCTAATGTCAAACAAAATCAGAGAAGCAAACAAGGAGGATTGCGTGGCAGGCACGGCCAGGTATCAACGATGGGCTAG